A genomic segment from Candidatus Korarchaeum cryptofilum OPF8 encodes:
- a CDS encoding GNAT family N-acetyltransferase: MIVEIVSLTENNLIEAPEWEEYPFSCKYCTYWEFPREQKDSSKKEETLAKKLEWLRSARKAFGECGKIMYVDGKPVGYAQYAPPKMFPLSAEYPSGPPSEDAVLISCLFIAHKEYRGKGLGSLLLQSIVEDLKGRGVKAVETFARKNNTNNPSGPVELYLKNGFMIFRDDPEFPLMKLEL; the protein is encoded by the coding sequence ATGATTGTCGAAATAGTTAGCCTCACGGAAAATAACCTTATTGAAGCCCCTGAATGGGAAGAGTATCCCTTCAGCTGCAAGTACTGCACATACTGGGAGTTCCCAAGAGAGCAGAAGGATTCCTCAAAAAAGGAAGAAACGCTGGCTAAGAAGCTTGAATGGTTGAGAAGTGCGAGAAAAGCATTTGGCGAATGCGGAAAGATAATGTACGTGGATGGAAAGCCCGTTGGCTATGCACAGTATGCTCCTCCAAAAATGTTTCCTCTTTCAGCTGAATACCCATCTGGACCTCCCAGTGAGGATGCAGTCCTGATCTCCTGCCTCTTCATTGCTCATAAAGAGTACAGGGGAAAAGGGCTTGGCAGCCTGCTTCTACAAAGTATAGTTGAGGATCTGAAAGGAAGAGGAGTGAAGGCTGTTGAAACCTTCGCTAGGAAGAATAACACCAATAATCCGTCTGGACCCGTGGAGTTATACCTGAAAAACGGGTTTATGATTTTCAGGGATGATCCGGAGTTCCCTTTAATGAAGCTAGAACTATAA
- a CDS encoding AAA family ATPase, giving the protein MLTALNESDRPYAFIDLRGSASWREFYSLISRSFSEFIERASRWGKGEFLKLVSRLRGVSVLGFEVSLNWLPGKRPLLGELFDVLDEVGERTGEKVIIVSDEFQRSRGPIGASLHGAIVHSYDFHRDLSFVLTGSEMGVLYGILGDPENPLYGRAYLEVRTRKLSREESLDFLNRGFEEAGVKGSEVERAVEELDGIIGWLTYYGYLKVRGGDFDSLINEALELAKSEIESFLASRVSKRYRVVLKLLAEGLTELGEAKKGS; this is encoded by the coding sequence GTGCTCACAGCTTTGAATGAGAGCGATAGGCCTTACGCATTCATAGACCTCAGGGGTTCCGCTTCCTGGAGGGAGTTCTACTCTTTGATCTCGAGGAGCTTCAGCGAGTTCATCGAGAGGGCCTCTAGATGGGGTAAGGGAGAATTTCTCAAGCTCGTTTCTAGGTTAAGAGGGGTTTCAGTGCTCGGCTTCGAGGTTTCTTTGAACTGGCTGCCCGGGAAGAGGCCCCTCTTAGGGGAGCTCTTCGATGTGCTCGATGAAGTTGGGGAAAGGACTGGAGAGAAGGTAATCATAGTCTCCGATGAGTTTCAGAGATCCCGGGGCCCTATTGGGGCATCCCTCCACGGCGCAATAGTGCATTCCTACGACTTCCACAGAGATCTCTCTTTCGTGCTAACGGGCTCTGAGATGGGCGTGCTTTATGGAATTTTAGGGGATCCCGAGAACCCCCTTTACGGAAGGGCTTATCTGGAGGTGAGGACACGCAAGCTCTCAAGGGAAGAGTCGCTGGATTTTCTGAACAGGGGATTCGAAGAAGCGGGAGTTAAGGGAAGTGAGGTGGAGAGGGCTGTTGAGGAGCTAGATGGGATCATCGGCTGGCTCACCTACTACGGCTACCTGAAGGTGAGAGGCGGAGATTTTGATAGCTTGATAAATGAAGCTTTAGAGCTGGCGAAAAGCGAGATCGAGTCCTTCCTTGCGAGTAGGGTGAGCAAAAGATATAGAGTGGTTTTAAAGCTGCTCGCTGAAGGTTTAACGGAGTTGGGGGAGGCTAAAAAGGGCTCTTGA
- a CDS encoding DUF433 domain-containing protein encodes MFDKKCIVMQELLKRIVIDPEVMAGKPVIRGTRITVDLVLELLAAGMSPEEISQDYRISIEDIRAVLLYAARGSHLDFPGLRSSGRSF; translated from the coding sequence ATGTTCGATAAGAAATGCATAGTGATGCAGGAGCTCCTCAAGAGGATAGTCATCGATCCGGAGGTCATGGCAGGTAAGCCGGTGATACGCGGCACTAGGATAACAGTCGATCTCGTGCTGGAGCTACTGGCCGCTGGAATGAGTCCTGAGGAAATTTCTCAGGATTACAGAATTAGCATTGAGGATATACGCGCTGTATTGTTATATGCCGCGAGAGGGTCGCATCTCGATTTCCCTGGACTTCGAAGTTCCGGCAGAAGCTTCTGA
- a CDS encoding ribbon-helix-helix domain-containing protein — MSTKVIPVRFREQELKQIDQLVEYGVFRSRSEAIREIIKLGVEIAHLSEVFRAVDKLFELERMEGRIPIDLSGATQQLLKERER; from the coding sequence ATGAGCACTAAGGTAATTCCCGTGAGGTTTAGGGAGCAGGAGCTGAAGCAGATAGATCAGCTTGTTGAATACGGAGTTTTTAGATCGAGAAGCGAAGCAATAAGAGAAATTATCAAGCTTGGCGTTGAGATAGCTCATTTATCTGAGGTGTTCAGAGCAGTCGATAAACTGTTCGAGCTCGAGAGGATGGAAGGCAGGATACCTATAGACCTGAGCGGGGCAACTCAACAGCTTCTGAAGGAGAGGGAAAGATGA
- a CDS encoding aspartyl protease has translation MGFLKVRIGLFNPAQPERAAEVEASVDKGAIYSVVRCDILEQLGVKPIERRKFRAFGGSVERDIGEVGAILMGKRRVIPVIFGEEGDPAVLGVTALEIFWLEVDLVRGVLREAELLLL, from the coding sequence GTGGGATTCCTGAAGGTGAGGATCGGGCTCTTCAACCCAGCGCAGCCGGAGAGGGCAGCTGAAGTGGAGGCTTCAGTGGACAAGGGCGCAATATACAGCGTAGTTAGATGCGACATACTGGAGCAGCTCGGAGTGAAGCCCATAGAGAGGAGGAAGTTCAGAGCTTTCGGGGGGTCTGTGGAGAGGGACATCGGTGAAGTAGGAGCCATTTTGATGGGTAAAAGGCGAGTAATCCCGGTGATATTCGGTGAGGAGGGCGATCCCGCAGTGCTCGGAGTCACGGCTCTGGAGATCTTCTGGCTCGAAGTTGATTTAGTGCGTGGAGTCCTCAGAGAGGCCGAGCTACTGCTCCTCTAA
- a CDS encoding type II toxin-antitoxin system VapC family toxin, translating into MKTFIDAPLLIYLNTVESRELRSSYENFYLDILVKYRAYTDILILDELIYVSRRKYGVPYELSIEFVRSVVLPYVTLLSIGEEEYNYAVEAIKMGLRPSDAIHIGAMRSNGIKLIVSEDEDFDKVEGVKRIWIGSE; encoded by the coding sequence ATGAAGACATTTATTGATGCCCCCCTCCTGATCTACCTCAATACGGTGGAGAGCAGGGAGCTCAGATCCTCCTATGAGAACTTCTACTTGGATATCCTGGTCAAATATAGGGCTTATACAGATATTTTAATCTTAGATGAGCTGATTTACGTGAGCAGGAGAAAATATGGCGTCCCATATGAGCTCTCAATAGAGTTCGTGAGGTCCGTAGTCCTACCTTATGTGACTCTGTTGAGCATAGGGGAGGAGGAATATAACTATGCTGTAGAAGCGATTAAAATGGGCCTCAGGCCATCGGATGCGATACATATTGGGGCGATGAGGAGCAACGGAATAAAGCTGATTGTCAGTGAGGATGAGGATTTCGACAAAGTAGAGGGAGTGAAGAGGATCTGGATAGGATCGGAATGA
- a CDS encoding AbrB/MazE/SpoVT family DNA-binding domain-containing protein translates to MTLRLKVGRKGYLILPKAIREAVGIEEGDEVLVEVGDGIILRPVKGRADADKLRDALRRHLENLKEIEGRKEPKPGELARSYLEEEFENEDIY, encoded by the coding sequence TTGACTCTCCGCCTTAAGGTTGGGAGGAAGGGATATTTGATCCTCCCGAAGGCGATAAGGGAGGCTGTTGGCATAGAGGAGGGGGATGAGGTGCTAGTTGAAGTCGGAGATGGAATAATCCTCAGACCTGTGAAGGGCAGAGCCGATGCCGATAAACTCAGGGATGCCCTCAGGAGACATCTAGAAAATCTGAAGGAGATAGAGGGAAGGAAGGAACCGAAACCAGGTGAGCTAGCGAGGTCATATCTGGAGGAGGAGTTCGAGAATGAAGACATTTATTGA
- a CDS encoding HEPN domain-containing protein, whose product MRTEVLWWLEQAKRDLRMAEELLKLGFFEGAAYHSHQAGEKALKALVIKKGGYHLTHSCKFLLDQLKVQKMDVDEVYSDAKELIHYMTSRYPNAAALLLMSFTMNRRPGNW is encoded by the coding sequence GTGAGGACCGAGGTCCTATGGTGGCTTGAACAGGCTAAGAGGGACTTAAGGATGGCCGAGGAGCTGTTGAAGCTAGGGTTCTTTGAAGGGGCCGCATATCACTCCCATCAAGCCGGGGAGAAAGCCCTTAAAGCATTAGTAATAAAGAAGGGAGGCTATCACTTGACTCATTCATGCAAGTTCCTCCTCGATCAGCTCAAAGTCCAGAAAATGGATGTAGATGAGGTATACAGTGATGCGAAGGAGCTTATCCATTATATGACCTCGAGATATCCGAATGCAGCAGCGCTCCTCCTTATGAGCTTTACGATGAACAGAAGGCCAGGGAACTGGTGA
- a CDS encoding nucleotidyltransferase domain-containing protein — translation MSLMRAILKLLNEIPIKINSAVLFGSLARGEGLPWSDVDLLLISGDFSGMRGEDRIRLLLDKWDYMRPLEPICLSPEEISEENPLIWEICRDGIPIVDDGTFRELRERCIKLLERRKIERRWYGYLTSSPP, via the coding sequence ATGAGCTTAATGAGGGCCATATTGAAGCTTTTGAACGAGATTCCCATCAAAATAAACTCGGCTGTTCTCTTCGGCTCCCTAGCGAGGGGAGAGGGCCTCCCATGGAGCGATGTCGACCTACTGCTCATATCCGGGGACTTCTCTGGGATGAGAGGAGAGGATAGAATACGCCTTTTGCTCGATAAATGGGATTATATGAGACCTTTAGAGCCAATTTGTTTATCTCCTGAAGAAATATCTGAGGAAAATCCTCTCATATGGGAGATCTGTAGAGATGGAATTCCCATCGTGGATGATGGGACCTTCCGGGAGCTGAGGGAGAGGTGCATCAAACTCTTAGAGAGGAGGAAGATCGAGAGGAGGTGGTACGGATACCTGACCTCCTCCCCACCCTGA
- a CDS encoding AbrB/MazE/SpoVT family DNA-binding domain-containing protein, whose translation MVIPKRMRERLGIEEGTVELEVVEGALMLRVRDPGQSSGEGVEI comes from the coding sequence ATAGTTATTCCCAAGAGGATGCGTGAGAGGCTGGGGATTGAGGAAGGAACAGTAGAACTTGAAGTTGTTGAAGGAGCCCTTATGTTGAGAGTGAGAGATCCTGGACAGAGCTCAGGAGAAGGGGTAGAAATCTGA
- a CDS encoding acetoin utilization protein AcuC codes for MMCRVGVLFGPQLTLYSFGPHHPMNSSRIMKFYELLPGDFVLLDPVMAGEEEIALFHSRDYIEFVKSMSERGSGYLDYGDTPAFKGVYEASAYVVGSTLRALDSVLRGEVDHAFNPMGGLHHARRGSAAGFCVFNDIGVLFEAARRRGLRKILYIDIDAHHGDGVYYEYEEDPEVFIVDVHEDGRYLYPGTGFEWERGKGEAEGTKLNISLKPGDGDSEFLARFEEAREFMEGISPDLVVLQCGGDCLDGDPITHLRCSPRVHREVARVAHEVAHRKASGRLVALGGGGYNPERVASAWIDVIREMSKDWRTSLHEDSGSPFHGGEDRG; via the coding sequence ATGATGTGCAGGGTCGGAGTCCTCTTCGGGCCCCAGCTGACCCTATACTCATTCGGACCGCATCATCCGATGAACTCCTCCAGGATAATGAAGTTCTACGAGCTCCTTCCTGGGGATTTCGTGCTCCTAGATCCCGTTATGGCTGGGGAGGAGGAGATAGCTCTATTCCATAGCAGGGATTACATAGAGTTCGTGAAGAGTATGTCTGAGAGGGGATCCGGCTACTTAGATTACGGGGATACTCCAGCTTTCAAGGGAGTTTATGAGGCCTCAGCTTACGTCGTGGGGTCCACCCTCAGAGCCCTAGATTCCGTGCTCAGGGGAGAGGTGGATCACGCTTTCAACCCAATGGGAGGGCTCCATCACGCGAGGAGGGGATCTGCCGCGGGCTTCTGCGTCTTCAACGATATAGGGGTCTTATTTGAGGCAGCTAGGAGGAGGGGGCTTCGTAAAATACTCTACATAGATATAGATGCCCATCACGGGGATGGAGTTTACTACGAGTACGAGGAGGATCCCGAGGTGTTCATAGTCGATGTCCATGAGGACGGGAGGTACCTCTACCCCGGGACCGGGTTCGAGTGGGAGAGGGGGAAGGGGGAAGCCGAGGGGACTAAGCTGAATATCTCGCTCAAGCCCGGGGATGGTGATTCTGAATTCCTAGCTAGGTTTGAGGAAGCCAGGGAGTTCATGGAGGGGATAAGCCCGGACTTAGTCGTACTGCAGTGCGGAGGGGATTGCTTGGATGGCGATCCCATAACTCACTTGAGGTGCAGCCCCAGGGTACACAGGGAGGTCGCGAGGGTCGCGCATGAGGTAGCGCATAGGAAGGCGAGCGGCAGGCTGGTGGCCCTGGGGGGAGGAGGGTATAACCCTGAGAGAGTCGCATCAGCCTGGATAGATGTGATAAGGGAGATGAGCAAGGATTGGAGAACTTCTCTGCACGAGGACTCCGGTAGCCCTTTTCACGGAGGAGAAGATAGGGGGTAA
- a CDS encoding acylphosphatase, which yields MDGKQAVEILLDSSEDKVSAFIDLIERKKPEAAVVESIQVEDYSGSVMEIESYYRYLTALQLEKIATYGGQMLKKQDSMLEKQDEMLSKQDEMSGKMDRMLEKQDEMLRKMDTMLEKQDGMLRKQDETIRAIREEGRKTREKISSSTKLISSKLDNMTYLLEERFKRLEEEVERIKRALIKAGIDI from the coding sequence TTGGATGGCAAGCAAGCTGTTGAGATACTTCTAGACTCCTCAGAGGACAAGGTTTCCGCATTTATCGACCTAATTGAGAGGAAGAAACCTGAAGCCGCTGTCGTTGAGAGCATTCAGGTTGAGGATTACTCGGGGAGTGTGATGGAGATAGAGAGCTACTACAGGTACCTTACGGCCCTTCAGCTCGAGAAGATAGCGACTTATGGAGGTCAGATGTTGAAGAAACAGGACTCGATGTTGGAAAAGCAGGATGAAATGCTAAGTAAGCAGGATGAAATGTCCGGAAAAATGGATAGAATGTTGGAGAAGCAGGATGAGATGCTAAGGAAGATGGATACGATGCTGGAGAAACAAGATGGAATGTTAAGGAAGCAGGACGAGACAATAAGAGCCATTAGGGAGGAGGGAAGAAAGACTAGGGAGAAGATATCGTCCAGCACCAAGCTCATATCATCGAAACTGGACAATATGACTTATCTGCTGGAGGAGAGATTCAAAAGACTTGAGGAGGAGGTTGAGAGGATAAAGAGGGCTCTTATAAAAGCGGGGATAGACATATAG
- a CDS encoding PKD domain-containing protein has translation MSSRVLIPILLILLPICLPSAQYYLAVEYPISPGFDFAEVNGVKIYDPSQAVYVKPGDIIEGFFDVRVVNVRGGPWITPVIGTASWTRGDFSCITNDAPDGESIQSYHFHLKAPETPGTYYIGIFAGWMYTCEEVASNDHPPQFNDGDDVWDMSQSDWESIISTGKASKYGQPGRAIRIVVSGAPSIQVDVWTDKGGKGVGNLGGGRYRIGESAVFYCSINGDASYLKVWIEKPNGSIVTLFENFNVKAGTYEFKGVMGEPEGERRLKAVACPAGQSCKSEDMLSRDEVRYYVEGGAKLEISHNFPSEVYQGQEFSVSVTVRNSGNIEVRNVASGIWWADDAFKGMGCTGTDKRDSLKPGEYMQYSCKLKAIGSPGTYDVEISAVADGGISASSKFKVRISQVQDKEPPKVRVIFPNGGETLYIGEAYKITWEATDNVKVEKVHIWLFQGDRQVSTIVTDNPNTGYFVWIPNMEGKFRIRVAAIDPSGNSAYDDSDSDFNVVPKGAENKPPTAYIDSISPNPAYEGQAIYFSGHGYDPDGSIAECEWKADERILSSSCSFSTSLPPGKYTIYFRVKDDKGAWSTWTTSTLVVEKVENKPPVASLAIYPSQAGVGQEVKLDASGSYDPDGKIVAYYFDFGDGSTSGWVSSSSITHVYSHEGEYKVRVTVKDDKGATSETASTLKVRRPSPRYMVQLFGWVYDEDPNSIQQYYNNIEKFTWVSPTWYKVGREGNIIKIGGDTEKFLKDSRRSGVKVIPMISVNVDDRDVYRRIFEDSLFRKKFIEDLKNIFSKYDGINIDFEGIDPKYRDKFVQFMRELYNAFHREGKIVSVDVQPKTCCWWCFWCWLDWDNFPYDYRELSKYTDLFIVMAYDQHYEKSDPGPVSDLTWFEDVVNYALSKVPREKLVIGIPFYGYCWPSPKNGFGVGFQDAMNYARECNATVKFDEKVGEATFSCPSTGICWFNTAESTKLRLRKLAEKGLSKVAVWRIGQEDPETWGLISKIYKQ, from the coding sequence ATGAGCTCTAGGGTCCTCATACCCATCTTGCTCATCCTCCTCCCTATATGCCTCCCCTCAGCTCAGTACTACCTGGCGGTTGAGTACCCCATATCCCCGGGTTTCGACTTCGCTGAGGTAAACGGTGTGAAGATATACGATCCCTCCCAAGCCGTTTACGTCAAGCCCGGCGATATCATAGAGGGTTTCTTCGACGTCAGGGTAGTCAACGTGAGGGGAGGGCCGTGGATAACGCCGGTAATAGGTACCGCCAGCTGGACGAGAGGGGACTTCTCATGCATAACTAATGATGCTCCCGATGGGGAGAGCATCCAATCCTACCACTTCCACCTCAAGGCCCCCGAGACCCCCGGGACGTATTACATAGGGATATTCGCGGGCTGGATGTACACTTGCGAGGAGGTCGCATCGAACGATCATCCCCCTCAATTCAACGATGGGGATGATGTGTGGGACATGAGCCAGAGCGATTGGGAATCGATAATATCGACTGGCAAAGCTTCGAAGTACGGCCAGCCTGGAAGAGCAATAAGGATAGTGGTCTCCGGAGCTCCATCGATCCAAGTCGATGTTTGGACGGACAAAGGGGGGAAGGGAGTGGGTAATCTGGGCGGCGGTAGGTACAGGATAGGGGAGAGCGCAGTCTTCTACTGCAGCATAAATGGGGATGCGAGCTACCTGAAGGTGTGGATAGAGAAGCCAAATGGAAGCATAGTGACCCTCTTCGAGAACTTCAACGTCAAAGCAGGGACTTATGAGTTCAAGGGGGTGATGGGAGAGCCTGAAGGTGAGAGGAGGCTTAAAGCAGTAGCTTGCCCGGCTGGACAGAGTTGCAAGAGTGAGGATATGCTGTCCAGAGATGAAGTCAGGTATTACGTGGAGGGTGGAGCTAAGCTAGAGATCTCCCACAACTTCCCATCCGAAGTCTATCAGGGTCAGGAGTTCTCGGTATCCGTTACAGTCAGAAATTCGGGTAATATCGAGGTTAGAAATGTTGCTTCTGGGATTTGGTGGGCTGATGATGCTTTCAAAGGTATGGGTTGCACGGGAACTGATAAGAGGGACTCGCTTAAGCCTGGGGAGTATATGCAGTACAGCTGCAAACTGAAGGCAATAGGGAGCCCCGGTACTTACGATGTGGAGATAAGCGCTGTCGCTGATGGAGGGATCTCAGCTTCATCTAAGTTCAAGGTGAGGATATCGCAAGTTCAGGATAAGGAGCCGCCTAAAGTGAGGGTCATATTCCCTAACGGCGGTGAGACCCTCTACATAGGGGAGGCCTACAAGATAACTTGGGAAGCTACTGATAACGTGAAAGTTGAGAAAGTTCACATTTGGTTATTCCAAGGGGACAGGCAGGTATCTACTATAGTCACAGATAACCCGAATACGGGCTACTTCGTCTGGATCCCTAATATGGAGGGGAAGTTCAGGATAAGAGTGGCTGCAATAGATCCCTCTGGAAATTCTGCATACGATGATAGCGATTCAGATTTCAATGTAGTTCCGAAGGGGGCTGAAAATAAGCCTCCGACCGCATATATAGACTCCATATCACCGAATCCAGCTTATGAGGGCCAGGCTATATACTTCAGCGGGCATGGATACGATCCGGATGGCTCGATAGCTGAGTGCGAGTGGAAGGCCGATGAGAGGATCTTGAGTAGCTCATGTTCCTTCAGCACATCCCTTCCTCCAGGAAAATACACGATATACTTCAGGGTGAAGGATGACAAGGGGGCATGGTCCACATGGACAACCTCAACTTTAGTGGTAGAGAAGGTGGAGAACAAGCCACCGGTGGCATCGCTTGCGATATATCCCTCACAGGCTGGTGTGGGACAGGAGGTAAAGCTGGATGCATCGGGCAGCTATGATCCGGATGGCAAGATCGTCGCATACTATTTTGACTTTGGAGATGGCAGCACGAGCGGCTGGGTATCAAGCAGCTCAATAACTCATGTATACTCTCATGAAGGGGAATACAAAGTAAGGGTAACAGTTAAGGACGACAAAGGAGCTACCAGCGAGACTGCTTCAACACTAAAGGTGAGGAGGCCCTCGCCTAGATATATGGTTCAACTCTTTGGCTGGGTTTACGATGAAGATCCTAATAGCATTCAACAATACTATAATAATATTGAAAAATTCACTTGGGTCTCCCCCACATGGTATAAGGTTGGGAGAGAGGGAAATATAATAAAAATTGGTGGAGATACTGAGAAATTCCTCAAGGATTCAAGGAGATCAGGGGTAAAAGTTATACCCATGATAAGTGTCAATGTGGATGACAGAGATGTGTATAGGAGGATATTCGAGGACTCCCTGTTCAGGAAAAAGTTTATAGAAGATCTGAAAAATATTTTCTCAAAATACGATGGTATCAATATAGATTTTGAGGGAATAGACCCGAAGTACAGGGATAAATTCGTTCAGTTCATGAGAGAACTTTATAATGCTTTCCATAGAGAAGGTAAGATCGTTAGCGTAGACGTACAACCTAAGACTTGCTGCTGGTGGTGCTTCTGGTGCTGGCTGGATTGGGACAACTTCCCATACGATTATAGGGAACTGAGCAAGTACACAGATCTATTCATAGTAATGGCATATGATCAACACTATGAGAAATCAGATCCGGGTCCTGTTTCTGACCTTACCTGGTTCGAGGATGTGGTGAACTATGCCCTCAGCAAAGTCCCCAGAGAGAAGCTAGTGATAGGTATACCATTTTACGGTTACTGCTGGCCCAGCCCGAAGAATGGATTCGGTGTTGGCTTCCAAGATGCCATGAATTATGCGCGTGAGTGCAATGCAACTGTGAAATTTGATGAGAAAGTCGGTGAAGCTACCTTTAGCTGCCCCTCAACTGGTATATGTTGGTTCAACACCGCAGAAAGTACGAAGCTTAGGCTCAGGAAGTTAGCCGAAAAGGGGTTGAGTAAAGTAGCTGTATGGCGTATCGGGCAGGAAGATCCGGAGACCTGGGGTTTAATCTCCAAAATTTATAAACAATAG